A part of Haloarchaeobius sp. HME9146 genomic DNA contains:
- the nosD gene encoding nitrous oxide reductase family maturation protein NosD, protein MREVREYGIVAVALVVVLAAAGIAVAGPAASAASTVDTSAGSASSDDGRQVAFDPAVPRELSFEAPTEDGVARVGGQEFDTLRAALDAADPGDVVRVEGRFDETVTVTTPNVTIRGAGPDRALLHGDGEGDVLTIDAPNVTVSGVWVRNSGWKTSENDAAIWVDGRSVTVRDSRVTNTTFGVWVNGTEDVRVLDNTIVGRESIESLTDRGNGIQLWRATGAVVKDNRITDVRDGVYYSWASAVVATGNTMWDLRYGVHYMYSDHCVLRNNTAFDNDAGYALMISEYLRIENNTAVNNTGQSGHGIMVKSIDHSVLRGNEVVGNGQGLFVYNSLNNTITHNLVMENRVGVHLSAGSVRERVHHNSFVENDRPVKAVVGEQVAWNSSREGNYWSAATTADTDQDGVSETRYQPAGLVEHLVAQHPEAAVFTDSPAFAVVRTAERSVPVIEAPGVVDQHPLVRPPHDNWRRYYDDDD, encoded by the coding sequence ATGCGCGAGGTCCGGGAGTACGGTATCGTCGCGGTCGCGCTCGTGGTCGTGCTGGCGGCCGCCGGCATCGCGGTCGCCGGGCCGGCAGCCAGCGCCGCGAGCACTGTCGACACCAGCGCTGGAAGCGCGAGTAGCGACGACGGCCGACAGGTCGCCTTCGACCCGGCAGTCCCGCGCGAACTCTCGTTCGAGGCACCCACCGAGGACGGCGTCGCTCGCGTCGGCGGCCAGGAGTTTGACACGCTCCGGGCGGCACTCGATGCGGCCGACCCTGGCGACGTGGTCCGCGTCGAGGGCCGGTTCGACGAGACCGTCACGGTCACGACGCCGAACGTCACCATCCGCGGGGCCGGACCGGACCGCGCCCTGCTCCACGGTGACGGCGAGGGCGACGTGCTCACCATCGACGCGCCGAACGTCACGGTGTCGGGCGTCTGGGTCCGCAACTCGGGCTGGAAGACCAGCGAGAACGACGCGGCCATCTGGGTCGACGGCCGGAGCGTCACCGTCCGGGACAGCCGGGTGACGAACACGACCTTCGGCGTCTGGGTCAACGGAACCGAAGACGTGCGGGTCCTCGACAACACCATCGTCGGGCGCGAATCCATCGAGTCGCTCACCGACCGGGGGAACGGCATCCAGCTCTGGCGCGCGACCGGTGCGGTCGTCAAGGACAACCGAATCACCGACGTCCGTGACGGCGTCTACTACTCGTGGGCGTCGGCGGTCGTCGCCACCGGGAACACCATGTGGGACCTCCGGTACGGGGTCCACTACATGTACTCCGACCACTGCGTGCTGCGGAACAACACCGCGTTCGACAACGACGCTGGCTACGCGCTGATGATCTCGGAGTACCTGCGAATCGAGAACAACACCGCGGTGAACAACACCGGCCAGAGCGGCCACGGCATCATGGTCAAGTCCATCGACCACAGCGTGCTCCGGGGGAACGAGGTGGTCGGGAACGGGCAGGGCCTGTTCGTGTACAACTCGCTGAACAACACCATCACGCACAACCTGGTGATGGAGAACCGGGTCGGCGTCCACCTCTCGGCTGGAAGCGTCCGCGAGCGCGTCCACCACAACAGCTTCGTCGAGAACGACCGGCCGGTGAAGGCGGTCGTCGGCGAGCAGGTCGCCTGGAACAGCTCGCGCGAGGGCAACTACTGGTCGGCCGCGACCACCGCCGACACCGACCAGGACGGGGTGAGCGAGACGCGCTACCAGCCGGCCGGGCTGGTCGAACACCTCGTCGCACAGCACCCCGAAGCCGCAGTCTTCACCGACTCGCCCGCGTTCGCGGTGGTCCGCACGGCCGAGCGCTCGGTGCCCGTCATCGAGGCCCCGGGCGTCGTGGACCAGCACCCGCTCGTCCGGCCACCCCACGACAACTGGAGGCGATACTATGACGACGATGATTGA
- the nosZ gene encoding TAT-dependent nitrous-oxide reductase — MSEHTPSADSSDPESVVEQYEQQLEDVLAEVETETPRDDEDGLAVELAGLELDRRDFIKAGAVAGAMSATAGCAGGILDNGGSGTSSPKAASSKPDHLVPPGEHDEYYGFWSGGHSGEIRVLGIPSMRELTRIPVFNTEGARGYGYDDQTSEMLEEAGDYTWGDNHHPNLSETGGDYDGEYLFVNDKANGRIARVNLKYFETDAITDVPNVQSVHGTTVLSPDTKYVFGNGEFRTPLPNDGRDVHNPEKYTSLFSAVDPDSMETKWQVKVDGNLDICDSGKEGRWVISSAYNSEEAVGIKGMTHDDRDFVKAFDIPAIEKAVEQGTYEEVNGVPVVDGTKSSSLNSGDRPIVKYIPTPKSPHCVEVEPNGKYAMIAGKLSPTVTILDLQKLGEVSDPAKAVVGRPKVGLGPLHTTFDGNGHAYTSLFIDSQVAKWDIQKAIEAEKGSEDPVLEKIDVHYNPGHIQALEAMTTDPDGEWLVSLNKLSKDRFLPVGPIHPDNDQLIHIGQGEKEMELVADHPAYPEPHDCVFAHRDKLDPATTWDREDYAGEKPYISEKQSGVERTGEQRVHVKSSVKRSEYGLQEFTVKEGDEVRLTLTNIEDVRDVIHGVAIPEHDVNLAIAPQDTREVTFTADEPGVYWVYCTYFCSALHLEMRSRMIVEPRD; from the coding sequence ATGTCAGAGCATACCCCCAGTGCCGACAGTAGCGACCCAGAAAGCGTGGTCGAACAGTACGAACAGCAACTCGAGGACGTGCTCGCGGAGGTCGAGACGGAGACGCCACGCGACGACGAGGACGGCCTCGCCGTCGAACTCGCCGGCCTCGAACTCGACCGCCGGGACTTCATCAAGGCGGGAGCGGTCGCCGGGGCGATGTCCGCGACGGCCGGCTGTGCGGGTGGCATCCTCGACAACGGCGGGTCAGGGACCAGCAGCCCGAAGGCGGCAAGCTCCAAGCCGGACCACCTCGTGCCCCCGGGCGAACACGACGAGTACTACGGGTTCTGGTCCGGCGGTCACTCCGGCGAGATCCGCGTCCTGGGTATCCCGTCGATGCGGGAGCTGACGCGTATCCCCGTGTTCAACACGGAAGGTGCCCGGGGCTACGGCTACGACGACCAGACGAGCGAGATGCTGGAGGAGGCCGGCGACTACACCTGGGGTGACAACCACCACCCGAACCTCTCGGAGACCGGCGGCGACTACGACGGCGAGTACCTGTTCGTCAACGACAAGGCGAACGGCCGCATCGCGCGAGTGAACCTGAAGTACTTCGAGACGGACGCCATCACGGACGTACCGAACGTCCAGTCCGTCCACGGGACGACCGTCCTCAGCCCGGACACGAAGTACGTCTTCGGGAACGGCGAGTTCCGGACTCCGTTGCCCAACGACGGCCGGGACGTCCACAACCCGGAGAAGTACACCAGCCTGTTCAGCGCCGTCGACCCCGACTCGATGGAGACGAAGTGGCAGGTCAAAGTCGACGGCAACCTCGACATCTGTGACTCCGGCAAGGAGGGCCGCTGGGTCATCTCCTCGGCGTACAACTCCGAGGAGGCGGTCGGTATCAAGGGCATGACCCACGACGACCGCGACTTCGTGAAGGCGTTCGACATCCCGGCCATCGAGAAAGCGGTCGAACAGGGCACGTACGAGGAGGTCAACGGCGTCCCCGTCGTGGACGGGACGAAGAGCAGCTCGCTGAACTCGGGCGACCGCCCCATCGTGAAGTACATCCCGACGCCGAAGAGCCCGCACTGCGTCGAGGTCGAGCCGAACGGCAAGTACGCGATGATCGCCGGCAAGCTCTCGCCGACGGTCACCATCCTCGACCTCCAGAAACTCGGCGAGGTCTCGGACCCGGCGAAGGCCGTCGTCGGCCGGCCGAAGGTCGGCCTCGGACCGCTGCACACCACCTTCGACGGCAACGGCCACGCCTACACCAGCCTGTTCATCGACTCGCAGGTCGCGAAGTGGGACATCCAGAAAGCCATCGAGGCCGAGAAGGGCTCGGAAGACCCCGTCCTCGAGAAGATAGACGTCCACTACAACCCCGGGCACATCCAGGCGCTGGAGGCGATGACGACCGACCCGGACGGCGAGTGGCTCGTCAGCCTGAACAAGCTCTCGAAGGACCGGTTCCTCCCGGTCGGGCCCATCCACCCCGACAACGACCAGCTCATCCACATCGGCCAGGGTGAGAAGGAGATGGAACTGGTCGCTGACCACCCGGCCTACCCCGAACCGCACGACTGCGTGTTCGCACACCGGGACAAGCTCGACCCCGCGACCACCTGGGACAGGGAGGACTACGCCGGCGAGAAACCGTACATCAGCGAGAAGCAGTCCGGCGTCGAGCGCACCGGCGAGCAGCGCGTCCACGTGAAGTCCTCGGTGAAGCGCTCCGAGTACGGCCTGCAGGAGTTCACCGTGAAGGAGGGCGACGAGGTCCGGCTCACCCTCACCAACATCGAGGACGTCCGGGACGTCATCCACGGGGTCGCCATCCCCGAGCACGACGTGAACCTCGCCATCGCGCCCCAGGACACCCGCGAGGTCACCTTCACCGCCGACGAGCCCGGCGTCTACTGGGTCTACTGTACGTACTTCTGCAGCGCGCTCCACCTGGAGATGCGCTCGCGGATGATCGTCGAACCGCGCGACTGA
- a CDS encoding plastocyanin/azurin family copper-binding protein encodes MTDDHTRRHVLRTAAVGGIGLALAGCLGGNSSGTKTAADDDSGGAGGGGADTTAGDDSKESGGSSGSSDADVTIEVGPGGQFKYKPENPTVKKGETVEWVWKSNQHNIVVSSQPDGAGWEGTEGGESKLFDEGYRYTHTFETAGTYEYYCSPHKSVGMEAKVTVE; translated from the coding sequence ATGACCGACGACCACACCAGACGACACGTGCTGCGGACGGCTGCAGTCGGCGGAATCGGCCTCGCCCTGGCAGGCTGCCTGGGTGGCAACAGTTCGGGGACGAAGACGGCGGCCGACGACGACTCGGGTGGCGCAGGCGGCGGTGGCGCGGACACGACCGCTGGCGACGACTCGAAGGAGTCCGGCGGGAGCAGTGGGAGTTCGGACGCCGACGTCACCATCGAGGTCGGCCCCGGCGGCCAGTTCAAGTACAAGCCGGAGAACCCGACGGTGAAGAAGGGCGAGACGGTCGAGTGGGTCTGGAAGTCGAACCAGCACAACATCGTCGTCTCCAGCCAGCCCGACGGTGCCGGCTGGGAGGGCACGGAGGGCGGCGAGTCGAAGCTCTTCGACGAAGGCTACCGGTACACCCACACGTTCGAGACGGCAGGGACCTACGAGTACTACTGCTCGCCGCACAAGAGCGTCGGGATGGAAGCGAAGGTGACGGTCGAATAA
- the psmA gene encoding archaeal proteasome endopeptidase complex subunit alpha, whose amino-acid sequence MQGQSQQQAYDRGITIFSPDGRLYQVEYAREAVKRGSASVGVRTPDGVVLAAERRSRSPLMERDSVEKLHKVDDHIGLASAGHVADARQLIDVARREAQVNQLRYNESIGVETLTKAVTDHIQQYTQTGGARPFGVALLVGGVENGTPRLFETDPSGTPYEWKAIAIGGNREEIQSHLEDNYSEELGLEGGIDLAIEALATPGDEEGFPPEGLAISTIDAETGTYRTLETDEIADRLTELDLLAEGEDE is encoded by the coding sequence ATGCAAGGTCAAAGTCAGCAGCAGGCGTACGACCGGGGTATCACCATCTTCTCCCCGGACGGTCGTCTGTACCAAGTCGAGTACGCCCGCGAAGCGGTAAAACGCGGGAGTGCAAGTGTCGGCGTCCGAACACCGGACGGTGTCGTCCTGGCAGCCGAGCGTCGCAGCCGCTCGCCCCTCATGGAGCGCGACTCCGTCGAGAAGCTCCACAAGGTCGACGACCACATCGGCCTCGCGTCGGCCGGCCACGTCGCCGACGCTCGCCAGCTCATCGACGTCGCACGCCGTGAAGCACAGGTCAACCAGCTCCGGTACAACGAGAGCATCGGTGTCGAGACGCTCACCAAGGCGGTCACCGACCACATCCAGCAGTACACCCAGACCGGTGGCGCACGCCCGTTCGGCGTCGCGCTGCTCGTCGGCGGTGTCGAGAACGGCACGCCGCGCCTGTTCGAGACCGACCCCTCGGGGACCCCCTACGAGTGGAAGGCCATCGCCATCGGTGGCAACCGCGAAGAGATCCAGAGCCACCTCGAGGACAACTACTCCGAGGAACTCGGCCTGGAGGGTGGCATCGACCTCGCCATCGAGGCGCTCGCCACCCCCGGCGACGAGGAGGGCTTCCCGCCGGAAGGGCTCGCCATCTCGACCATCGACGCCGAGACCGGCACCTACCGGACCCTGGAGACGGACGAGATCGCCGACCGACTGACCGAACTCGACCTCCTCGCGGAGGGTGAGGACGAATGA
- the psmB gene encoding archaeal proteasome endopeptidase complex subunit beta: MKLENTNPYEPELGNAEWKDEKRDEDTVNKTGTTTVGIATDDGVLIATDRRASLGGRFVSNKNVVKVEQIHPTAAMTLVGSVGGAQSFIRSLRAEVNLYETRRGEDISIPALATLAGNFARGGPFFAINPIIGGVDEEGSHVYSIDPAGGVMEDDYTVTGSGMMVAYGLLEGEWHEDITMPEAKRAAARAVRSAAERDTGSGNGLVLCEVTADGVDITEYDGFPDEDEL; this comes from the coding sequence ATGAAACTCGAGAACACCAACCCCTACGAACCCGAACTCGGCAACGCTGAGTGGAAAGACGAGAAGCGAGACGAGGACACTGTCAACAAGACCGGAACGACCACCGTCGGCATCGCGACCGACGATGGCGTCCTCATCGCGACCGACCGCCGTGCCAGCCTCGGCGGCCGCTTCGTCTCGAACAAGAACGTCGTGAAGGTCGAGCAGATCCACCCGACGGCCGCGATGACGCTGGTCGGCAGCGTCGGTGGGGCCCAGTCGTTCATCCGCTCGCTCCGCGCGGAGGTCAACCTCTACGAGACCCGTCGCGGCGAGGACATCAGCATCCCCGCCCTCGCGACGCTCGCCGGGAACTTCGCCCGCGGCGGCCCGTTCTTCGCCATCAACCCCATCATCGGTGGGGTCGACGAAGAGGGCAGCCACGTCTACTCCATCGACCCGGCCGGCGGCGTCATGGAGGACGACTACACCGTCACCGGCTCCGGTATGATGGTCGCCTACGGCCTGCTCGAAGGCGAGTGGCACGAGGACATCACCATGCCCGAGGCCAAGCGCGCCGCCGCGCGTGCGGTCCGCTCCGCCGCCGAGCGTGACACCGGCTCCGGTAACGGGCTCGTCCTCTGTGAGGTCACCGCCGACGGCGTCGACATCACGGAGTACGACGGCTTCCCGGACGAAGACGAACTGTAA
- a CDS encoding carbon-nitrogen hydrolase family protein, translated as MFSATLKGIARGVLAMRGSPSVAACQFEPTVGDVDANVAAIERAVESLPESVAVAVLPELCVTGYALDVAEELGAPVPGPLTDRLVPIASEHDVTLVAGVPERDGDALYNSLVVVDGDGVQGTYRKQRPWGDEADVFATGDGPTTVETRVGTLGLALCYDLNFPELGLDYAREGCDVLAVSAAWRTSYRADWRLLLRARALDGPYYAVGSNHVGDQRGRDHAGGSLIADPTGTVLSETTAGAGHAVATVEKGRLETGRDRNPVRASRGWE; from the coding sequence ATGTTCTCAGCCACGCTCAAGGGCATCGCCCGCGGTGTGCTAGCCATGCGCGGTTCACCCTCCGTCGCGGCCTGTCAGTTCGAACCGACCGTCGGCGACGTGGACGCCAACGTCGCGGCCATCGAGCGCGCCGTCGAATCACTCCCCGAGTCTGTCGCGGTCGCCGTCCTCCCCGAGCTCTGCGTGACCGGCTACGCGCTCGACGTGGCCGAGGAACTGGGCGCGCCCGTGCCAGGGCCGCTGACCGACCGGCTCGTCCCCATCGCGAGCGAGCACGACGTGACGCTCGTCGCGGGCGTCCCCGAGCGTGATGGCGACGCGCTCTACAATAGCCTCGTCGTGGTCGACGGGGACGGTGTTCAGGGAACCTACCGGAAGCAACGCCCCTGGGGCGACGAAGCCGACGTGTTCGCGACCGGCGACGGCCCGACCACGGTCGAGACGCGGGTCGGGACCCTCGGCCTCGCGCTGTGTTACGACCTCAACTTCCCCGAGTTGGGGCTCGACTACGCCCGCGAGGGCTGTGACGTACTCGCCGTCTCGGCCGCGTGGCGCACGAGCTACCGGGCGGACTGGCGATTGCTCTTGCGTGCGCGTGCGCTCGATGGACCATACTACGCCGTCGGCTCGAACCACGTCGGCGACCAGCGCGGCCGCGACCACGCCGGCGGGAGCCTGATCGCGGACCCGACGGGGACGGTCCTGTCGGAGACGACAGCCGGCGCTGGGCACGCGGTAGCGACCGTCGAGAAAGGGCGGTTAGAAACGGGACGGGACCGCAATCCCGTCCGGGCGAGCCGGGGCTGGGAGTAA
- a CDS encoding FAD-binding and (Fe-S)-binding domain-containing protein, which translates to MSVDGETVTGTVPDPLTRLDGEADFGRTARTLYATDASIYRVEPAGVVWPASREDVRRTLAYAREVGTSVVARGAGSSLTGNAVGEGIVLDCSRHLDEVVSVDAEAQTVTVQPGVVLDELNDELADHGLYFPPDPSTSSTCTIGGMVANDAAGAHSVRHGTTRDNVRRVECVLPDGSVADFEQVSGEALETELARDGRVGECYRTVVDLATLHAEEIDHRYPDVDRNSSGYDLESSVASDGSWADLSNLIVGSEGTLGVVTEVTLSLTEVPETRAAAMVFYDDVRTAADAVTGSLAADPSAVELIDDAVLGHAREAWGIDLVPDEAGAALLVEIECDAGEGERRLDEAVAASRTEHTVSVERAVEDHEQDRLWKVRKASNPLLNRRPGDEQAPSFIEDAAIPPAELPDYLDRVGDILAAHDLDASVFGHAGQGVLHIKPFLNLKDERDREVMRSVSEQVHEVVLDVGGAISGEHGDGRLRSAYLGEMYGETLYGAFEQVKQTFDPDDVCNPANVVPDRDGNLAGVDEQLRFGDYDPEPVETALDFSDEHGFGSLVEQCNGCSKCRTMDGGVMCPSYRATEEEVTSTRGRANALRDAIDGELGEDALTSDWFQEDVLDRCLACKACETECPTGVDMAKLKTEAKHQKHQESGIPLRARLFGNVRTLNKVGSALAPVANRLAEFGPGRVVAEKTLGIDRRRTLPEFARESLLDWFADHEPAPDAGEHGAVVLYPDCYTTYNHPEVGKATVDLLEGLGYSVEIPDVNCCGRPALSQGLVEDASADAAENVETLRDDAGDVPVLSLEPSCTSALEEYDDLVDDPGEVPDAADTVAGFLYEQVLAGAVSLPEAGGETADSVAYHGHCHATARGRDHAPVALLRQAGYDVTPVDATCCGMAGAFGYETEHYDLSMELGTDLAEKLDSVDADVVAAGGASCSQQLADCDVDTRHPMALLAEVVR; encoded by the coding sequence ATGAGTGTAGATGGAGAGACGGTGACGGGGACCGTCCCCGACCCGCTGACCCGACTGGACGGTGAGGCCGACTTCGGCCGGACCGCACGGACGCTGTACGCGACCGACGCGAGCATCTACCGGGTCGAACCCGCCGGCGTGGTGTGGCCCGCCTCCCGCGAGGACGTGCGCCGAACCCTGGCGTACGCCCGCGAGGTGGGCACCAGTGTGGTCGCCCGGGGTGCCGGCTCCAGCCTGACCGGGAACGCCGTCGGCGAGGGCATCGTGCTCGACTGCTCGCGCCACCTCGACGAGGTGGTGTCGGTCGACGCCGAGGCCCAGACCGTCACGGTCCAGCCCGGCGTCGTCCTCGACGAGTTGAACGACGAACTGGCCGACCACGGCCTGTACTTCCCGCCGGACCCGAGCACGTCGAGTACCTGCACCATCGGCGGCATGGTCGCCAACGACGCCGCCGGGGCGCACTCGGTTCGCCACGGGACGACCCGGGACAACGTCCGTCGGGTCGAGTGCGTGCTCCCCGATGGTTCGGTCGCGGACTTCGAGCAGGTCTCGGGAGAGGCCCTCGAAACGGAACTGGCACGCGACGGCCGCGTCGGCGAGTGCTACCGGACCGTGGTCGACCTCGCGACGCTCCATGCCGAGGAGATCGACCACCGCTACCCCGACGTGGACCGCAACTCCAGCGGCTACGACCTCGAATCGAGCGTCGCCAGCGACGGCTCCTGGGCCGACCTCTCGAATCTCATCGTCGGGAGCGAGGGCACCCTCGGTGTCGTGACCGAGGTGACGCTTTCACTCACCGAGGTCCCCGAGACCAGGGCCGCCGCGATGGTGTTCTACGACGACGTGCGAACCGCGGCCGACGCGGTGACCGGTTCGCTGGCGGCCGACCCGAGTGCGGTCGAACTCATCGACGACGCGGTCCTCGGCCACGCCAGGGAGGCCTGGGGCATCGACCTCGTGCCCGACGAGGCCGGGGCGGCCCTGCTGGTCGAGATCGAGTGCGATGCGGGCGAGGGGGAGCGCCGGCTGGACGAGGCCGTCGCCGCCAGCCGGACCGAGCACACCGTCTCGGTCGAGCGGGCGGTCGAAGACCACGAGCAGGACCGGCTCTGGAAGGTCCGCAAGGCGTCGAACCCACTCCTGAACCGCCGACCTGGCGACGAGCAGGCCCCGTCGTTCATCGAGGACGCGGCGATTCCACCCGCCGAACTCCCGGACTATCTGGACAGGGTAGGCGACATTCTCGCGGCCCACGACCTCGATGCGAGTGTCTTCGGCCACGCCGGTCAGGGTGTCCTCCACATCAAACCGTTCCTGAACCTCAAGGACGAGCGCGACCGCGAGGTTATGCGGTCGGTGAGCGAGCAGGTCCACGAGGTAGTCCTCGACGTGGGTGGGGCCATCTCGGGCGAACACGGCGACGGCAGACTCCGGTCCGCGTACCTCGGCGAGATGTACGGCGAGACGCTGTATGGGGCGTTCGAACAGGTCAAGCAGACGTTCGACCCGGACGACGTCTGCAACCCGGCGAACGTCGTGCCTGACCGGGACGGCAATCTCGCGGGGGTGGACGAGCAACTGCGCTTCGGCGACTACGACCCCGAGCCGGTCGAGACGGCGCTGGACTTCTCCGACGAGCACGGCTTCGGCTCGCTGGTCGAGCAGTGCAACGGCTGCTCGAAGTGCCGGACGATGGACGGTGGAGTGATGTGTCCCTCCTACCGCGCCACCGAGGAGGAGGTGACGAGCACCCGGGGGCGAGCCAACGCGCTCCGGGACGCCATCGACGGGGAACTCGGCGAGGACGCCCTGACCAGCGACTGGTTCCAGGAAGACGTACTGGACCGGTGTCTCGCCTGCAAGGCCTGCGAGACCGAGTGCCCGACCGGGGTCGACATGGCGAAGCTGAAGACCGAGGCCAAACACCAGAAGCATCAGGAATCGGGTATCCCACTGCGCGCCCGGCTATTCGGGAACGTCCGCACCCTGAACAAAGTCGGGAGCGCCCTCGCGCCGGTCGCGAACCGGCTCGCGGAGTTCGGTCCGGGCCGGGTCGTCGCCGAGAAGACGCTGGGAATCGACCGGCGGCGGACACTCCCCGAGTTCGCGAGGGAGTCCCTGCTCGACTGGTTCGCCGACCACGAGCCAGCCCCGGACGCGGGCGAGCACGGCGCGGTCGTGCTCTACCCCGACTGCTACACGACCTACAACCATCCCGAGGTGGGGAAGGCGACGGTCGACCTGCTGGAAGGGCTCGGCTACTCGGTCGAGATTCCCGACGTGAACTGCTGTGGCCGCCCCGCGCTCTCGCAGGGGCTGGTCGAGGACGCGAGCGCCGACGCCGCCGAAAACGTGGAGACGCTCCGGGACGATGCCGGGGACGTGCCGGTCCTCAGTCTCGAACCGTCGTGTACCAGCGCGCTGGAGGAGTACGACGACCTCGTCGACGACCCTGGCGAGGTTCCCGATGCCGCCGACACCGTCGCCGGGTTCCTGTACGAGCAGGTGCTGGCGGGTGCGGTTTCCCTGCCGGAGGCGGGTGGTGAGACAGCAGATTCCGTCGCCTACCACGGCCACTGCCACGCGACCGCCCGCGGGCGCGACCACGCCCCGGTCGCCCTGCTCCGGCAGGCCGGCTACGACGTGACGCCGGTCGATGCGACCTGCTGCGGGATGGCCGGCGCGTTCGGCTACGAGACCGAGCACTACGACCTCTCGATGGAGCTGGGGACCGACCTCGCCGAGAAACTCGACTCGGTCGATGCGGACGTGGTCGCCGCCGGCGGCGCGTCCTGCAGCCAGCAGCTCGCGGACTGCGACGTGGACACCCGCCATCCCATGGCGCTGCTCGCGGAGGTGGTCCGATGA
- a CDS encoding DUF6282 family protein, giving the protein MTDPDLLDGAIDMHVHTAPDLIERFESDVDLARDAREAGMRAILVKSHVVPTAGRVDLVNEAVGDELLFGGVACNGGVGGLNRDAVEAALELGAKVVWLPTAWSANHASQARESGVERFVGHRVPDEDEEIPVARDGEVTPATRQVMDLVDEYDAVLGTGHAAPDEIETVAEACADAGVDCLVNHPCFRVVDVSLERQERLAELGAVMEYCAYAVQTTEGHTIERVAEAVERVGPENAVLATDFGQAENPPVPGLREFAEAVVDAGVPRETVRQCLTETPVRLLRLD; this is encoded by the coding sequence ATGACCGACCCCGACCTGCTCGACGGTGCCATCGACATGCACGTCCACACCGCACCGGACCTCATCGAGCGCTTCGAGAGCGACGTGGACCTGGCCCGCGACGCCCGCGAGGCCGGGATGCGCGCCATCCTCGTCAAGAGCCACGTCGTCCCGACCGCGGGACGTGTCGACCTCGTGAACGAGGCGGTCGGCGACGAGTTGCTGTTCGGCGGCGTCGCCTGCAACGGCGGCGTCGGCGGGCTCAACCGCGACGCCGTCGAGGCCGCACTGGAACTCGGTGCGAAGGTTGTGTGGCTCCCGACCGCCTGGAGTGCGAACCACGCCTCGCAGGCGCGCGAGTCGGGGGTCGAGCGATTCGTCGGCCATCGCGTCCCCGACGAGGACGAGGAGATTCCGGTCGCCCGAGACGGCGAGGTCACGCCCGCGACCCGTCAGGTGATGGACCTCGTCGACGAGTACGACGCGGTGCTCGGGACGGGTCACGCCGCCCCCGACGAGATAGAGACCGTGGCCGAGGCCTGCGCGGACGCGGGCGTGGACTGCCTCGTGAACCACCCCTGCTTCCGCGTGGTCGACGTCTCCCTGGAGCGCCAGGAGCGCCTCGCCGAACTTGGGGCGGTCATGGAGTACTGCGCCTACGCGGTCCAGACGACCGAGGGCCACACCATCGAGCGCGTCGCCGAGGCGGTCGAACGTGTCGGCCCCGAGAACGCGGTGCTGGCGACCGACTTCGGGCAGGCCGAGAACCCGCCCGTCCCCGGATTACGCGAGTTCGCCGAGGCCGTCGTCGACGCGGGGGTCCCCCGCGAGACGGTCCGACAGTGTCTCACCGAGACCCCGGTCCGGCTGCTCCGGCTGGACTGA
- a CDS encoding amidohydrolase family protein: MADYPVVNGHHHLGNEDAETDRTFEWSESVEQVIDAMDENKVDATILQPLGGETDESVSEVHDQIYQASQDYPGRIFGTAAVNPHLGTEFVHEEITRCVQELDFKFVKLHTLAWGVDPTSDIAYDVYDACVENDVPVMVHTGPHGMPFSVPGMYMDVADDYPDLPIIFAHMGGAYTLTQEAIQMAARWDNIYLDTTLAMNMYIRRAMERVGAEKLLMAAEHSSNIPVALEKINCIGADEEQKAKILGQNAIDLYGLDVAKQDWDEVEAAPADD; the protein is encoded by the coding sequence ATGGCAGACTACCCCGTCGTCAACGGACACCACCACCTCGGCAACGAAGACGCAGAGACCGACCGGACCTTCGAGTGGTCCGAGAGCGTCGAACAGGTCATCGACGCCATGGACGAGAACAAGGTCGACGCGACCATCCTCCAGCCGCTCGGCGGCGAGACGGACGAGTCCGTCTCGGAGGTCCACGACCAGATCTACCAGGCGAGCCAGGACTACCCCGGGCGCATCTTCGGCACCGCCGCGGTCAACCCACACCTCGGCACCGAGTTCGTCCACGAAGAGATCACGCGCTGTGTGCAGGAACTCGACTTCAAGTTCGTCAAGCTCCACACGCTCGCGTGGGGCGTCGACCCGACCTCCGACATCGCCTACGACGTCTACGACGCCTGTGTCGAGAACGACGTGCCCGTGATGGTCCACACCGGCCCGCACGGCATGCCGTTCTCGGTCCCCGGCATGTACATGGACGTCGCCGACGACTACCCGGACCTGCCCATCATCTTCGCCCACATGGGCGGGGCATACACCCTCACGCAGGAGGCCATCCAGATGGCCGCCCGCTGGGACAACATCTACCTCGACACCACGCTCGCGATGAACATGTACATCCGCCGGGCGATGGAGCGCGTCGGCGCGGAGAAGCTCCTCATGGCCGCCGAGCACTCCTCGAACATCCCGGTCGCCCTCGAGAAGATCAACTGCATCGGGGCCGACGAGGAGCAGAAGGCGAAGATCCTCGGCCAGAACGCCATCGACCTCTACGGCCTCGACGTGGCCAAGCAGGACTGGGACGAGGTCGAGGCCGCCCCGGCCGACGACTGA